gaaaggggaaacacccccaccccaccccctccccgtCTCTGCCCATGATTAAGCCTCAGCTCCTGCCAGTTCAGCTGGCGAAGGTGTGGGCTCCAAACCTGTCCCGTCTTCATTGACACCCCCTCCTGCCAGAGCTCGGTGAGTAACGCTCAGGAGATAAGCAGGTTAGGCCAGATCCAGGCAGATAATTAAAGGTTGGAGGTAACCTAAGATCCTTACGTGCTCCTATAGGTACAGCTCATCCGGGGTTTTGATTTATAGTATGTTGCGCTCATAACCACCTTTCATCCTACGGCTCTCCTCGTGTCTGAGGCACCTTTGGCGTGCGGGCAAGTGCTCTGCCGACTCCAGAGGTGGACGGACAGAGTACCAGAGGTCCTGCCCTGGGGCGCAGGGCTGGGAGCTCCCTTTTCATCCGTGCCGCGGTCATCAGCCCTCCGTCCAGCTTTGCTTTAAGCGTCTCTCCTTACTGCTGCCATGCAAAGCCTTTCTGACCTGATCCCTCTCCCCTTGCACCTCTCCGTGTGGCAAGGGGAAAAGCTGCCGCTTGGAACTGGCTGCCCCGTGCACCTCCATCCCCGCCGGGGAGCTgcgggagccgggggggggcgcgACGCCAGCCCTCCTCTGTTGTAATGAACCTTTTTTGGTCATGTAAGCCAAGAACCTTGTGTTGCTAAAGACCCCATCAGTTACTTTCAGCAGTTATCGTATTTTACTGTTTACACTGAGTAAGCCCAGAGAATGGCGCTCAGCCCATCGCACGCAGTGCAGTTTATCACCCAAAATTAATGAGTCTGTGCCATCTCGGACTTCAAGACGTTAAATCACAGATTTGTGTAAAACGTACTGAAGTTCGTAACTTTTAATAAAGACCGACTCAACCTTCACAGCTACATGTCAAAGCATCAGGTGAGACCCATGCCCTCCTCGCCATTTACTAATGGTTGACTTTAACAAAGACAGCATATAAAattcactctttttttcatgctgccaCTGCAACCGTTCCTTACTGTTGAAACAGCTGAATGCagagcagaaggcagaaaagcagcaatgcttTTTTGGAACTGAAATAGATACAAATGCAGTGGGCATATCGCAGGACATTATCAGGACAGCTCAGATACGTAACATTAACGTAATTGCTTTGTTCTCTTCCCTTAACTAATACTAGTTTTCTGCTCCTGTAGAGTTTTCAGGTTAATTTGTGCACGAGTTTTTACCTGGCTCTCCAGTTACCCACTCCAGCTAATTTCAGAGCAAACACCACCTTACATAACTGAACATGATCATCCAAGTTATAGATGATAAATTCCACCATAAAGCTTGACAAACATCTTTATTGCAATTTCAGTTTTTACTTCTTCTGGATAAATAGATTTTTTAGCATCAAAATGTCTTCATTGATTTTTACATTTAGGCAAAGCCAttcatgaaaattaataaactaGGACATGTATCATGAAACAAGCACAGTACAACTCTTGTAACACCAACCTTTAGCTACGTCCTAGAGTCACTTGCAGCTTTTCAGTTGCACCTCTGTGCTGTCTTCCCTTCAGATGGAGAAATCGTTTCTGGGTTGTGCAAAGTTATTCAGAACGTTTCTAGCATTTTATGAATGTTAAAAGCAAGCAGTAAAAATACTCTGAATGCTAGAAAGCCATCCCTTCATTCGAACTCGGGGTGCACAGAGCAAACTCACACGATCAGGGGTAGCACCGATGCTGCGGCTTCCATATAGTGACTGTTGGGCgcttgcaggggaaaaaaattgaagcagCTGCTGACACCTCGGCAAGTCTGAGAGCTAAAACACAAGCCCTCTCAGGTGTGGCACAAAAGCAACCGAGGTGTGTGTTTAAGCCTGCCTTTTCAAActacttttttctgctttagcaACAGCAAGTTTACATACAAATGCACAGAGGTTGTGTATTTAGGGTCTGTGCAGAATGGCCAAATAGGAGACTgcataggaaaagaaaatattttttcccctctccttttgcACTGTTGTGAAATGCGGCGAGTCTGGTGGATTCGGTAATGCTCTTGCAAAACTGGAAAGTGAAGAGAGAGGAGAAGCAAGTTTCATTAAGAGAGAGAATTCTACATAAAATATACTGGAGCTgatggaggaaaggaagagacagcCAAGATATTCAGCTGCAAGTGGAGTCCAATTTGATGCTCAGCGTGAGTTTAAAGGGAAGATTTTCTCagccttaaaataaaagagcagtATCAGATGCGTACGGGGCAGAAAACTGTCGTCACAGAAATGGATTGTACCAGGCTCGGGAAAAGCGAGAGTGGCAAAAGTAGCTCATTTTGCCGCGCTACATTTATAGATGTGCTCATTTGAATGCTCCCGGGAGGACTGGCTTTATGCATCCAGACAAAATATACAGGCAACCTAGCACACAGTATCATGATGAGAAAACCTGAGCGTAAAGGAGATACACCACAGGTTAACTGGgaatttttgcctttgaattttGGGGAGCAGACCTGATTTCCTGCCATCAGATCCGCCGACgtctttcattttttgtcaCACCAGCTCTCTGACAGAAACAAATTGCTCACCTTAAGGACCCGATCCtgcttccactgaaatcaatgcaaGTTTTGTTATTGGTTTCAGCGGGATCAAGGACTCAGTCCAGCAGTCCTGAAGTCAATAGGGTTGGGGGTCTCTCTGCATAAGTAAGGTTGCGTTAAGACTGCAGAATGGGCCTAAATTATATCGATTACTTGGATTCAAAGCCAAGCATAAAAACGGGATTAGGGGAAAGAGGAGTGCTTGGGGAAGTGAGTTTCGAGCAGCATACATTCATGGTGTGCAGCAGGTCAGCAGGAACTCAGCCGGAGCAAAGACTGCACTGGCACAGCCTCGGTGAGCCGGGTCCATCGGGAAGTACTGGGGGGAACAGAGAGAAGACATTCACTGTGGAGATCCTTTTTCATCTGTGCCTCCTAAAGTAAACCTTTGAGTCACTcattctttattaaaaataaacaaaacattgaCGGAAGAAATTATTCTTGCATACATACACGTCGCAGTTGATTCTGCTTCTTCGCTGCAGctcctttcccctcttctccGGTACAGGGCTGTTCTGTGTTTCAGCAACACTACTGGCAAATCCAAATTTATTGTGCATATGTTTGTGTTCCactcaattaaaaatatacctATATTTTCAGATAAACTTTGTTAGTAATTCATGAGGTAAGTGACTATTTATGCTAATAAGGGAGAAATATATTCTCAAGCATAACGCATTACATAAATTTGAATGCAAAATGTTCAATTATGAAGTAAATACAGGTAATGCAAATAGTAAATTACAtccaataaaaatatataaagaatgTGTCTTCAAAGAGAGAGAGGCTTTTATTTGCGTCTGTGAGctgtttaaagagaaaagaattaataaataCTGAATTACTCTTATGATGGTTTTGCTCATAATTCACCAATCCATAACGACTCCCAGTAATCAGACTGTTGTTCCATACCCTCCACTGTAAGGCAGGACTGTTTCCTCAGCAATTTTATCCCTACCAGATTATCTCGTCTGATTCTATTAATTCTCTCCCATAAATCTGCTAACAGTGATATGTGATTTACTTACCCTGTTAACTGATCTGAAGACTGTTAAAAGGATTTATCTAGCACTGCACCTAGGAGCAGTTTATGCCTTATCACTCTGTTACTCCGAAGAAGTCTTTCTGAAATCAATTTGGCTGGTTTCATAGTTAAATTCAGCGGACACTGTTTAGTTCTGCACCATAAAATAAGACACTGGATAAACAAAAGGAGCAGTAACTGTACTTAATGTGTTGGTCTTGATGCGTGTTTAACTTATAACAAATTACACTCTGAGTCCATATAACTCATAACCTGCATGCTGGCTTCTGCTAAATCTTCTGTGTtagacacacacgcacgcacacacgcacaccccaGCGATGGAAGTTCTTGCACATGCTGCTGGCGTGCTCGCCCCAATGCAGAGCAACCCGCCTGTGTTCGGAGTTAATGTTTCACGTCCCCCTGCGCGGTTTGTCAGAACCCTCTCCCACGAGAAATATACCTTCGTCTGGAGGCTTATGAACCAGGTCAGCAGCAAAGCGGGAGCGAGCAGGGCTCCACATTACGTCGCCAAACagagatgtttaaaaagaaaccgGAGCAAAAGGCTATGAGAGGGACGCCGGAGTTTTCCCTCTGCCTGGCTCAGGGCAGGATTGCTACAGTGCTGGGGAAAGGGAGCAGTCTGGGGGAATTGGCCTGCGATAATTGTGGAAAAACCGGAGACTGAATAGCTCTAATTGAAATGAAAGTGTGTGATTGTTATGGAAGAAACACTGTTAATAGAGGACTGTAAATGTTTAGACACCCATTGTGAATAGCCAAACAATAAGGAAAAATACTACTAAAATGAGAATTATATAGCGTAGGGAGGAGAATGTAGCTTCTGAAGGTTATCCAAAAATTGctaataatctttttttctctgctgtgctgaacAGCAGAGACATTTCGGTGCAGCAGTTCTATGCAACAATCCCACAAGAACAATATTGTACAACTAATAATTTTACTTGCTGTTCTGGTAGGTCCGAGCTTCAATTAATTTGCAGCACTTGCTTACATTGGTATCAATTAAGAGACAGTCCCCATTAGCTCACACAATTTCCTACTCTTTGTCTAGGGTTCAGAGTTTGCTCAGGAAATTTACTCGTTTGCAAATGTAGCACTTTGAATCCTCACGTCCAAACGAACTATTTCATGGGGCTGGAGCCACATTTCCACGGCCATCTATCAAACGGGCAAGTGAAATACTACAATTGTACATTCTGAAAAGCAATaaccttttcatttaaaaatattagcacACATTTTGTGTCTCTCATAGGTGAGCACGTTAAGTGATCTACAGTACCGCATCCATCTTgctcagggaaaaaacaaatacagggAATTGGACTGTCCCGGGGGGGGATTTATGCCGTGAGCCTGGAAGTTTTGTTGATGCCAGCATGAGAAGGAATAGGAAAGCCAGCCCGAGCAGTTAAGTGGTATTAACTTTGTCGAGAGTCACAATCTGTGAGATAAAGCTAGCAGACATCCCCAGCTCTGTGCGTGCGGATGTGTTTTGGGACCGTGCAGAACTGCCTTTTACTTTTGTTAGTGATGTCGGTAGCAATGCTTAGCTTTGCAGAATCGCCTTGATGATTGTTTCTAGATGTAGTTATCTTCCTAAATTTGCAGTATGCCCTACTGGTTTTAGCTGCCAGGAACAGTACATGCTGTATGACTTTCAGATGTTAGTCCTGGCACTTGTACTGATAATGGCATAGTCAGAAGATGTTATCCGTTCGTAAAATCCACTAACCAAGTACTATTTCCTAAGCAGAGATTCTTTGGCTATTGCAAATGATGATTTTCACGGTCGGTGAAAAATTACCCAGAGGCTGGCCCGCACCTACGGAGCGATACCTGCGCACGGTTATACAGTAGCGACCTCGGCGGGGAAGGGAGCGGGCGAGGGGAGAAGGCAGGATTTGAAGTACAATGTTCAAGAAGCTGGTTTAATATATGACCGAGTGTCAGAAGTCAGGTTTCTGAGAATTACTTTTCAGATAAACAACTTTATAGCACTGCACTTAATCTTACTTACTAGAGACATCTCATTTATCACGGAATTACAAGTAACTTTAATTCTATCGATATTCCCATAAAGCCCGGTCAGAAAATCGAGCCTGGCAGCCCCGGAGGCGGCGGGTTtcccggcccgcggcggggggtCGCGGCTgcaccgggccgggccgagccgatccgcgccggggccggccggggagCGCTGCCGCTACGGGGGTGCCCGCTGCCCCgacggcgcggcccggcccggcccggcccggctcccgCGGCTCCGCGCCGGCCGGGCCCGCCTCGGCACTGACCTTTCGACGAGAGATGGCGCTGTCGAGGTTTAAACCGAGCCGCTCCGCCGCTCCGCGTCCTGcccgctcgccgctgccgcggccCCCCCCGGCCGGCCCCATCCCcctcccgggggggggggggggggagcgcgAGGGGAGGCTAAAGTAAATACAATTAGTTCTAAATGTATTAGATTAATTAGTCCGGGCCAGCAGGCCAAgtgcggcgggggcggccgcggggctggCAAACTTGCAGGGCTTTCGCACCTCTCGGCGAGGGCGGGGGGACCGCGGAGGCACCGATGCCCCGTCCCCGCAGAACCCCCCCGGCTGAGCGCCAGGCCCGccgcgggggagcggggcaggtACCCGCTGCCGGCCCCGGAGGCGGCGCCGCGCTGCCGGGTCCCCGCCAGgcgcccgccgctgccgctccGCCCGGCCGCAGGAGCTCCCCGCGCCCCCGCGGGGCAGCAGCCGGCAGGCCGCCCCGGGGCAGAGCGCGCACGGCCGGAGGCGCGCACGGCAGCGGGCAGCGCGGCTGCCGGGGCCccggcgcggagcggcgcggagcgggcgggggggagcggCCCGTCCGCAGCCGCCCGTCCGGGAGCGCGGCGGGCAGGAGGGGGTTAAGCGCGCCCCAGCTGACAGTCAGCTGATGGGGCCCTGATTGACAGCTCCGAAAAGTTTCCTTGTTTCTATATATTATGCTAATGAGGGCTGGGATGGCGGGCGCCCATTGGCCCGGCCGCCCAGTCAATTTCCCATTTGACGTCAGGAGCGCTATAAAACTCTGCAATGCTTTTAAACTCTCCTGCTGGAtgaaacctttaaaatatttttcatcttcttgcTGTAGCTTTGGGGTCGaggttttgttgtatttttttctcctctttttttttttttttaaaccctacTGTTATTATTTTGGTTGCGATACCgactttgatttttaatttttttttttgtcttcactctcttctccctcctcccttccccgaTGAACCTCTCTTCTCGCTCTGCACTTTGCGTGAGAAAGCCCAGAGGAAAGGCACCATGAagtgttaaaaataacaaaacaaaacaacaacaacaacaaaaaaattactcgCGACACCGCCAGCTAACACTTCCAGCTGCAGTTTTTGCAGGCTGcgaaagagagagagagaggagcgagagaagggagggagagaggaggaaaaaaaaaaatccaccctttATGCAAAAGGCGAATAGCGAGAGCCCCTCGCTCTGATGCATCAGCGGCAGCGGAGACTCTGCAAAGGATAACGCggagcgggagcgggagcggcCGGGGCGAAGTGGAGCGGAGGCTGCGCGGGGCCGTGGCgagaggcagagcaggagcgCGGAGCGGAGCTCGCCCAAAATCAAGCTGGCTCACCCGGTGGCAACTCAGAGCAGTCCCCTCGCTCCCGGAGCGCACCCTTTCTGGAGGACTCTCGGCAGCAAAAGGATGGCATCAGAACTGGCAATGAGCAGCTCCGACCTGCCCACCAGTCCCCTGGCCATGGAATATGTTAATGACTTCGATCTGATGAAGTTTGAAGTGAAAAAGGAGCCGGTGGAGACCGATCGCATTATCAGCCAGTGCGGCCGCTTGATCGCCGGGGGATCGCTCTCTTCCACCCCGATGAGCACGCCCTGCAGCTCGGTGCCCCCGTCCCCCAGCTTCTCGGCGCCCAGCCCCGGCTCCGGCACCGACCAGAAGACCCACCTGGAAGACTACTACTGGATGACGGGCTACCCGCAGCAGCTCAACCCGGAGGCGCTGGGCTTCAGCCCCGAGGACGCGGTGGAGGCGCTGATCAACAGCAGCCACCACCCGCTGCCCGGCGCCTTCGATGGCTATGCTAGAGGGCAGCAGCTGGCCGCGGCCGCCGGCGCCGGCGGCTCCGTGCCGGCCGAGGAGATGGGCTCGGCGGCCGCCGTGGTGTCGGCGGTGAtcgccgcggcggcggcgcagggCGGCGCGccccactaccaccaccaccaccaccacccgcaccacggcggcggcggcggcggcgggcaccCCCACGCCGCGGCGCCGGGCAGCGCGCCgccctcctccgcctcctcggCGGCCGGCtccggcggtggcggcggcggcggcggcggcggcgccggggggcTGCACCACCCGCAccacggcggcggcggcggcggcggcggcctgCACTTCGACGACCGCTTCTCCGACGAGCAGCTGGTGACCATGTCGGTGCGGGAGCTGAACCGGCAGCTGCGGGGCGTCAGCAAGGAAGAGGTGATCCGGctgaagcagaagaggaggacCCTCAAAAACAGGGGCTATGCCCAGTCCTGCCGCTTCAAGAGGGTCCAGCAGCGGCACGTCCTGGAGTCGGAGAAgaaccagctgctgcagcaagtgGAGCACCTAAAGCAGGAGATCTCCAGGCTGGTCCGGGAGAGGGACGCCTACAAGGAAAAGTACGAGAAGCTGGTCAGCAATGGCTTCAGAGAAAACGGATCCAGCAGCGACAACCCTTCCTCTCCAGAGTTTTTCATGTGAGTTCCCACAGCCTTGCCACCTTAACTAAAAGTTCTCCGTGTGAGTTGTTGTTGGGGGCTTTGCTAGAGCGACAACCCGGCTTGCCACCTtgtattacctttttttttaaaaaaaaaaacaaaacaaaacaaaaactcaaaacaattttaaaacaaagttgttttttgggttggtttttgggttttttgttggcttttttttttttttctcccctttttaaGGTGGGCTGGCTCCGTGGTGGCCGACCTAAAGTTCTACatgagtttcttttctgtttagtattattattatttttttattttcgTGGGGGCTTgctgttgtgggtttgtttttttttttaaatttaaaagatcCAACTCGCCACCAACTCAGTTCTTCATATGAAGCTTGCTCTTCTTTGAAACCTGCCATCcacattatatatacatatatatatatttttaagttcatgagggttgtttttttctttgagcttGCTGTGTCCAAAAAagtcaggtttgtttttttgttttttttttttttttttgccatcctGAGTTCTTCATATGAGATTTGagctttgcaaaaagaaaaataaaataaaaaatttaaaaaaacccaaaacaaaaacaaaaaatataaaaacaatgtGAAATTTTTAGACTCCAGCTTGCTGAGTTCCATCAGTTTTTAGCGTTGTTGTGCAAAACTAGAGATATGCCTAGATCAACCTGCCAAATCAAGCCTGCATCAACCTTCGGTGTGTTCATGTGAGTTTTGGCCTTAATCTGCCAAATGTGAGACTTTAGTCTGCCATTAGAATCCCATACTCATCTCATGCATTACGCTTGCTATTTTGTCTTAGCAACAATGAACTATAACTGTTTCGAAAGACTATGAAAAAGAGAcattatattaataaaaaacccTGCATGCTGGTCATGTACggtataattatttttttttttcttttgcttggaAATGGACTTTTGGAGACTATTATGGCATGGCATTCatccttttgttttattgcCTCATCACTTTTTTGGGTTGAAAGCAAAAAAGTGCAACCTTtgatcttcctcctcctcttcctccccattAAAGTTTGCATCTACTCTAAAACTGCTTTGAGTTACTCAAAACTTCAGACTTCCTTTTAAATGCACTGAAGCATTCCCTCTCAAAAAACCTGCCAGAATGGATTTTGATAACCTaatgtggcaaaaaaaaatattcaaaaaaaaaaaaccacaaaaagaacTTTGGAAAGatgttcaaaagcaaaattctcATCCCACTTGGGGGGGACATTGAAACCATGCTGTTGCCTAAAACagtctaaaaattaattttaagtgaTCTGccccatttattattttttttttccttttgcatttggTCATTGTCAAATGTGGAATGCTCTGGGTTCCTAGTATATAATTTAATTCTAGTTTCTGTCATCTGTTAGCCCAGTTAAAATGTATGCTACAGATAAAGGAATGTTATAGATAAATTCGAAAGAGTTAGGTCTGTTTAgatgtagaattttttttaaagattgatGCACTAAATTGTTTACTTGTCGTGATGTAAAGGGGGGTAGAATTTGCAACGggactgttttaaaaagtagtttatGCAGCATGTGCTTGCAACTTAAATATAAGTTGGGTATATGTAGTCCTTGCTATACCACTGACTGTATTTGAAAACCAAAGTATTAAAAGGGGGAGGCGCCCCTGTTTATATCTATAGGggtattttacattaaaaatgtatggggttggtttttttggggttttttttttcaaaattgaagTATTTGGGACTGAATTGCACTAAGATATAACCTGCAAGCATAtaatacaaaaacaaaacaaaaaaaattacgaACCTGTTTAAAACGCTAATACAATTTATGCAGTTATAAAGATGGCATTACTGCACAGTTTTAAAATgatgcagatttttttacagTTGTATTGTGGTGCAGAACTGGATTTTCTGTAACTTCAAAAATTCCACAGTTTTAAAGGCAATAAtcagtaaattttattttcagggaCTGATAtcctgtcttttaaaaaaaaaaatggaaagtaaatCTTACcacaataaatataaaaaaatcttgtcagttactttttcttttacatattttgCTGTGCAAAATTGTTTTATATCTTGAGTTACTAACTAACCACGTGTGATGTTCCtatgtgcttttctttcattttcaactCTATGGTTATATCAAAAGAGAGAATAATCTAcaataataaactgcatttttttgatTCCGTACTCAGTTTCTTAGTCTGTAGTTTAAAGTTCAAGAACTCCGAGAGCAGTACTTCAGCATGCTGCCTGGCGAAGGGGTGATGCTGGTACAAGAGCTGGACTCAATAATATTcaggaggggagaaggaaaagcatagcttcatgtaaaatggaaaattgtTGCCCACTAGAAATCAGGTTATCTTTCAGGTAGATGAAAAACGTGAGCTTTCAGGTGCTGCTTCTGACTTCTCAGTATTGCAATGAGCTCAGTTTCAGTGACTCAGATCATCCCACCAGGTTTTAGGAGATCTCAAAGGGGAGGTCTACTTAAAAACCTGATGACATGATACGGCCCTATATTTTGATTGTTTTATGATGGAGTGAAGTGAAAGGGAAGACTTCACATCCTCTTATCATCTGATCCCAGCTAAGCATGCCTGTCTCTAGTAAGAGATGACACCGCATCAGGCTTGGCTTGTCACAGAACCACTTAACGCTAGATCGAAAGATTTCTTGCCATTTGAGTCCATActgcctcctttttttcttttcttgcttcccccccctcccccctaccttctttttcatttgccctgtggttttctttttttttgccctttttttttttttgctacaggCCTTAGAAAGCCCAGAGAGAActgaggagctgggggggggtggggggggtgggaataaaatccaaaggacTTCCTCCAACTTTTGAGAGTTACTTGTTCTAAACAATCAATCCCAAAGGTTAATGTGCTAGAAGTGTTCAGGTCTCCGAGCCCCTCTTCACTGCAGTTCTCCATGTCAAAGGGCATCTCGACTTCGAAAGGCTCCTCAAGCCCTCGACCCAGTTCATTTAAAGCCACCTTCCCCGAGAGCCTCCAGTGTCCCCTCGCAGAGTCCTCTCCCACTCTCTGAATGGGATTATCTGCCCGGTTTATTTGAGAAGCGGAGGCCTCTCCGAaggatgctccagcccctgcagggTGAGGGCTTTATCTTCAGACCCAGGCTCATAAACCCAgcacttttttctccttcatatTTCCCCCCTGCCACCTGCTGTCGGTACAACTTCTTCCCAGCTGTAAGGTCATCCCTCCTGGGCGCTGGTGGCACTGAAAGGAGAGGACCTGTTGCCGTTCCTCTGCCTGGCTGGTCCAGCCCGTGGCTTGGACCCCATCCTGCCCTGTGTGCCGAGGTCAGGATGCGGCCCtgagcccccaccccagcacctgCGCCCACGAAAGCCTGCGTCAGTGGGCAcggggtgctgctggaggtcaACCTGCTCCTGCTGAAGTCCCTGCAGAGGGGATGGGCACCCAGCCCCGCCGTGGGTGACAGCAGGCATTGGTGGCTGTGGTCCCAGATGCTGGTGCTGTGCCTCGCCCCTCCCCAGCGCCAGGGCACCAGCCTGCCCTTTGGCATCTGACCTGCTGTTGCACCAGGGTTTGAGTAATGGTTCAAGCTCCAGATTCTGGTTAATTCGAGTTCCATTTTCTGGTTAATGTGTAATCTGTGGGTAAACTGGTCGCTATTGGCCGAACAGAGAATTATCTCCTCTCATAAAGACAgggctgctttttatttcttctccgACCTCCCCTTCCCTGGCTGAGCCTTTACTGATGCCCAAGTTTTTTTGCAGGGAGTCACTTCGCTGCTGCCCTTGCCGAGCGCTCCTGAA
The Falco biarmicus isolate bFalBia1 chromosome 15, bFalBia1.pri, whole genome shotgun sequence DNA segment above includes these coding regions:
- the MAF gene encoding transcription factor Maf, which encodes MASELAMSSSDLPTSPLAMEYVNDFDLMKFEVKKEPVETDRIISQCGRLIAGGSLSSTPMSTPCSSVPPSPSFSAPSPGSGTDQKTHLEDYYWMTGYPQQLNPEALGFSPEDAVEALINSSHHPLPGAFDGYARGQQLAAAAGAGGSVPAEEMGSAAAVVSAVIAAAAAQGGAPHYHHHHHHPHHGGGGGGGHPHAAAPGSAPPSSASSAAGSGGGGGGGGGGAGGLHHPHHGGGGGGGGLHFDDRFSDEQLVTMSVRELNRQLRGVSKEEVIRLKQKRRTLKNRGYAQSCRFKRVQQRHVLESEKNQLLQQVEHLKQEISRLVRERDAYKEKYEKLVSNGFRENGSSSDNPSSPEFFMYPRESSTTVM